ATGCCTATGAAGATCGCACTGCTAGCGGATCTGTCGCTAGAGGCCAAGGCCATTGCAGACGCCCTTGCTCGCGCCGGCGTGCCTTGCCATACCTACCCCGCAAGCGCGGAGCTTTTCCGTGGCATCGACCAAGCCGGCTATGACGTCCTGCTGATCGACCACGACCTTGCCGACATGCCTGCCGTGGAAGCCGTGCGCGCGGTGCGCGGCGCCTGGCGCAGCAAAGTGCCGGTGATGGTGGTTTCCCAGCGGCGCGACGAAGACTCGGTCGTCAATACCCTCCAGGCGGGCGCCGACGACTACATGATCCGCCCGCTGCGCGCGCGCGAGCTGGTGGCCCGGCTGCACGCGTTGCAGCGCCGCGCCGCCGCGCACCGGCAAACACCCAGCCCGGACCTGGCGGTGGGGATCTATACACTGGACTGCCTGGCGCACGAGGTCGTTTTCCAGGGACGCCGGCTCACGCTGCCCCCCAAGGAGTTCGAGCTGGCAGCGTTGTTGTTTGGCAGCGTCGGCCGGGTCTTGTCCCATTCCCATATCGAACGCGCAATCTGGGGCTATTCACTGCCACCGTTCTCCCGCGCCCTGGCGAGCCTGGTATCGCGCCTGCGCAGGGCGCTGGAGCTCCACCCCCGCAATGGTCTGGTCATCACGATGGTGTATGGCAAGGGATATCGCCTGGATGAGACCGGCGCGCGGCTGCCT
The Cupriavidus basilensis DNA segment above includes these coding regions:
- a CDS encoding response regulator transcription factor — encoded protein: MKIALLADLSLEAKAIADALARAGVPCHTYPASAELFRGIDQAGYDVLLIDHDLADMPAVEAVRAVRGAWRSKVPVMVVSQRRDEDSVVNTLQAGADDYMIRPLRARELVARLHALQRRAAAHRQTPSPDLAVGIYTLDCLAHEVVFQGRRLTLPPKEFELAALLFGSVGRVLSHSHIERAIWGYSLPPFSRALASLVSRLRRALELHPRNGLVITMVYGKGYRLDETGARLPRPGPLSTG